From a single Pseudomonas triticicola genomic region:
- a CDS encoding GlxA family transcriptional regulator gives MKTVAMVLFPDFLMLDMAGPLEVFSVANRYLKPDLHYQLTTLGTERGLLKASNGVQVQADLHIDEAAERYDLLLVPGGPGAYNQRFPELFGWLKKAVPRAERYGSICTGAFILGHACLLDGYRVTTHWNYTERLIKAFPKTTVTTDQIYVEDRNLITSGGVTAGIDLALAVVARDHGKKIAQDVAKVLLVVMKRQGGQAQFSPLMAAVSPQETPITRAQNYVLEHLDEPFTVERMAGLANMSARHFARLFARDVKMTPMEFLQSARIDCARNLLETSDLPLKTIAYKSGFGSVRHMRSLFAEKLGLTPLQYREQFS, from the coding sequence ATGAAAACCGTGGCAATGGTGCTGTTCCCCGACTTTCTGATGCTCGACATGGCCGGGCCGCTGGAAGTGTTTTCAGTCGCCAACCGTTATCTGAAACCTGATTTGCACTATCAACTGACGACACTAGGGACGGAGCGCGGCTTGCTCAAGGCTTCCAATGGTGTACAGGTTCAGGCTGATCTGCACATCGACGAGGCGGCCGAGCGCTATGACCTGTTATTGGTGCCCGGCGGCCCCGGCGCCTATAACCAGAGATTTCCCGAGCTGTTTGGCTGGTTGAAAAAAGCCGTGCCGCGCGCGGAGCGTTACGGTTCGATTTGCACTGGCGCATTCATCCTCGGCCATGCCTGCCTGCTTGACGGCTATCGCGTCACCACGCACTGGAACTACACCGAGCGTCTGATCAAGGCTTTTCCGAAAACCACGGTGACCACCGACCAGATCTACGTTGAGGATCGCAATCTCATCACTTCGGGGGGCGTAACCGCTGGCATCGATCTGGCGCTGGCGGTGGTGGCCAGGGATCACGGCAAGAAAATCGCCCAGGACGTCGCCAAGGTGTTGTTGGTGGTCATGAAGCGCCAAGGCGGGCAAGCGCAGTTCAGCCCGTTGATGGCGGCAGTCTCACCGCAAGAAACGCCCATCACCCGCGCGCAGAATTACGTACTTGAACACTTGGATGAGCCCTTCACAGTGGAGCGCATGGCCGGATTGGCGAATATGAGCGCACGGCACTTTGCTCGCCTGTTCGCCCGTGACGTCAAGATGACTCCAATGGAGTTTCTGCAGAGTGCGCGCATTGACTGCGCGCGAAACCTGTTGGAAACCAGCGATCTGCCATTGAAAACCATCGCTTATAAAAGTGGCTTTGGCAGCGTTCGGCACATGCGCTCGTTGTTCGCCGAAAAGCTCGGTCTTACGCCTTTGCAGTACCGCGAACAGTTCAGCTAG
- a CDS encoding pirin family protein, with product MLTLRKASDRGLANHGWLKSFHTFSFASYRNPREQGFSDLLVINDDRVAAGKGFGQHPHRDMEIFSYVLEGALEHKDTLGTGSVIRPGDVQLMSAGSGVAHSEFNHSATKPVHFLQIWIVPDVSGAKPRYQQEHFSAQKKRGRLQLIISPDGSNGSLKVRQDARVYAGLFDGKESATLKLPADRYAYVHVARGSVELNGQALQEGDGVRVREEQLLTLSNGIDAEVLVFDLRPQELPEMP from the coding sequence ATGCTGACTCTTCGCAAAGCCTCCGATCGCGGCCTCGCCAATCACGGCTGGTTGAAGTCGTTTCACACCTTTTCTTTCGCCAGCTACCGCAACCCGCGTGAACAGGGTTTCTCCGATCTGCTGGTGATCAACGATGACCGGGTCGCCGCCGGCAAAGGTTTTGGCCAGCACCCACACCGCGACATGGAGATCTTTTCCTATGTGCTCGAAGGCGCGCTGGAACACAAGGACACCCTCGGCACTGGCTCGGTGATCCGTCCCGGCGACGTGCAATTGATGAGTGCCGGCAGCGGCGTGGCGCACAGTGAGTTCAACCACTCGGCCACCAAGCCCGTGCACTTTCTGCAAATCTGGATCGTGCCGGACGTCAGCGGCGCCAAACCGCGTTATCAGCAGGAGCACTTCAGCGCGCAGAAAAAACGCGGTCGCCTGCAACTGATCATCTCCCCGGACGGTAGCAACGGTTCTCTGAAAGTCCGTCAGGATGCGCGGGTCTACGCCGGGTTATTCGACGGCAAGGAAAGTGCCACGCTGAAATTGCCGGCCGATCGTTACGCCTACGTGCACGTCGCGCGTGGCAGTGTCGAACTCAATGGCCAAGCCTTGCAGGAAGGCGACGGCGTGCGGGTTCGTGAAGAACAGCTGCTCACTTTGAGCAACGGTATCGATGCCGAAGTGCTGGTGTTCGACTTGCGCCCTCAGGAGTTGCCGGAAATGCCATGA
- a CDS encoding NAD(P)H-quinone oxidoreductase, producing the protein MSLPNEMTRIEITEPGGPEVLQAKRVPLPTVAEGQVLIRVHAAGINRPDALQRAGKYPMKPGMDPIPGLEVAGEVVAVGAGVTRFAVGDRVCALTNGGGYAEYCAVPAGQTLPVPDGVDWVQAAAVPETFFTVWANLFGLGGAKAGQRVLIHGGTSGIGTTALMLCREFGIEAFATAGSPEKCAAISKLGGQPINYREEDFAKVIAEKTADQGVNVILDIMGGSYLNGNISALAMDGRLVMLGFLGGARANDMDLLAILGKRAVVTGSLLRARTAAEKAAIADQLQEHVWPALSAGRCLPIIDKVYPLADAAQAHARMEGGDHIGKIVLQVA; encoded by the coding sequence ATGTCACTGCCCAACGAAATGACCCGTATTGAAATCACCGAACCCGGCGGCCCTGAAGTATTGCAAGCCAAGCGTGTGCCTCTGCCAACCGTTGCCGAAGGCCAAGTGCTTATCCGCGTTCACGCTGCCGGCATCAATCGCCCGGATGCCTTGCAGCGCGCCGGCAAGTACCCGATGAAACCCGGCATGGACCCGATCCCCGGTCTGGAAGTGGCTGGCGAAGTGGTCGCGGTTGGCGCCGGAGTAACGCGTTTCGCGGTCGGCGATCGGGTCTGTGCACTGACCAATGGCGGTGGCTACGCCGAGTATTGCGCGGTGCCAGCCGGCCAGACTTTGCCTGTGCCGGATGGAGTCGATTGGGTCCAGGCCGCCGCAGTTCCAGAAACCTTTTTCACCGTCTGGGCCAACCTGTTTGGCCTCGGCGGTGCCAAGGCCGGCCAGCGCGTGCTGATTCACGGCGGCACCAGCGGTATCGGCACCACCGCGCTGATGCTCTGCCGTGAATTCGGTATCGAAGCGTTCGCCACCGCCGGCAGTCCTGAAAAATGCGCCGCAATCAGTAAACTTGGCGGGCAGCCGATCAACTATCGGGAAGAAGATTTTGCCAAGGTCATTGCCGAGAAGACCGCAGATCAAGGCGTGAACGTGATTCTCGACATCATGGGTGGCTCGTATCTGAACGGCAACATCAGCGCACTGGCGATGGACGGCAGACTGGTGATGCTCGGTTTCCTCGGCGGCGCCCGCGCCAACGACATGGATCTGCTGGCGATCCTCGGCAAACGCGCGGTGGTCACCGGTTCGCTGCTGCGCGCGCGTACCGCTGCGGAGAAAGCCGCCATCGCCGATCAACTGCAAGAACACGTTTGGCCTGCCCTCAGCGCCGGGCGCTGCCTGCCGATCATCGACAAGGTTTACCCGCTGGCTGACGCGGCTCAGGCCCATGCCCGCATGGAGGGCGGCGATCATATCGGCAAGATCGTCCTGCAAGTGGCGTGA
- a CDS encoding LysR family transcriptional regulator, translating into MNWDDARVFLAVCRESTLRGAARVLGVDQATVGRRITALEKALSATLFLRTSDGYALTAVGEAARQSVEKMEHSALELERHIHGLDDRLTGNVRVSTTDSMAIDFIIPAMARLHDQHPDVQIQLDASTQILSLAKREADIAVRNTRPDNPDLIARRIARWPVGLFAAQAYVDRHGEPQPGSAFEGHDLVVYQPYLQSKKDLTLVSEPLTRGRIVATLSSSLLVRRSIAAGLGVGEIPVYMGERDGLVRLWPERTRPQPYEVWLVTHADLRHTARVRAVIEQVVEAFAPENQ; encoded by the coding sequence ATGAATTGGGATGATGCGCGAGTGTTTCTGGCGGTCTGTCGCGAGTCGACATTGCGCGGGGCTGCGCGTGTTCTGGGCGTCGATCAGGCCACGGTCGGACGGCGTATTACTGCGCTGGAGAAGGCATTGAGCGCGACGCTGTTCCTGCGAACCTCCGACGGGTATGCGCTGACCGCCGTTGGTGAAGCGGCGCGTCAAAGTGTGGAAAAAATGGAGCATTCGGCGCTGGAACTGGAGCGGCACATCCACGGGCTGGATGACCGTCTGACCGGTAACGTACGGGTCAGCACCACCGACTCGATGGCCATTGACTTCATCATTCCGGCGATGGCGCGCCTGCATGATCAGCATCCAGATGTGCAGATCCAGCTGGATGCGTCGACGCAAATCCTCAGTCTGGCCAAGCGCGAGGCCGATATCGCGGTGCGCAATACCCGGCCGGATAACCCCGATCTCATCGCTCGGCGAATCGCCCGTTGGCCTGTAGGACTTTTCGCTGCGCAGGCCTATGTCGATCGCCATGGAGAACCGCAGCCCGGCAGCGCTTTCGAGGGCCATGATCTGGTGGTCTATCAGCCGTACTTACAGAGCAAAAAAGACCTCACGCTGGTCTCTGAACCGTTGACCCGCGGACGCATCGTCGCCACGCTCAGCTCCAGCCTTCTGGTGCGCCGCTCGATTGCCGCTGGCCTCGGGGTAGGCGAGATACCTGTTTACATGGGCGAACGCGACGGCCTGGTCAGGCTCTGGCCGGAGCGGACCCGGCCGCAGCCGTATGAAGTCTGGCTGGTCACCCACGCCGACTTGCGCCACACCGCGCGGGTACGGGCCGTGATCGAGCAGGTCGTGGAGGCGTTTGCGCCGGAAAACCAATAG
- a CDS encoding YbfB/YjiJ family MFS transporter, whose protein sequence is MRTANSTGIWLPIFAGLCASLVSIGLARFAYTPLIPSLIQAQWFSANDVVYLGAANLVGYLIGALLGRPMAHRLGNRNALRLMMLAVTGAFLACAYPLSVSWFFGWRLLSGIAGGAIMVLVAATVLPHVPAARRGLASGAIFLGIGLGIAGSGTIVPPLLSLGLQATWLGLGVLALLLTALSWFGWPADTAHPVAAHATSADEPTPPGVYLLFAQYAFMAAGLVPAMVFLVDYVARGLGAGAHIGAMVWVMYGLGAIVGPVTYGFLADQLGARTGIRLVLVVQAIALGLLAVSHSFLALALLAVILGSFPPGIVPLALARVHELVPSHHRQQIAWSRATVSFATFQALAGFAYSALFNASGGQHTLLFVIAAGAIVVALLLEQAMRWLPSTTETRCAAN, encoded by the coding sequence ATGCGTACTGCAAACTCTACCGGCATCTGGCTGCCGATCTTCGCCGGACTTTGCGCCAGTCTGGTCAGCATTGGCCTGGCGCGTTTCGCCTACACGCCGCTGATCCCTTCGCTGATTCAGGCGCAGTGGTTTTCCGCCAATGATGTCGTCTATCTCGGCGCGGCCAATCTGGTCGGCTACTTGATCGGCGCCCTGCTCGGTCGGCCCATGGCCCATCGACTGGGTAACCGCAACGCCTTGCGCCTGATGATGCTCGCGGTCACGGGAGCCTTTCTTGCCTGTGCCTATCCGCTGTCGGTGAGTTGGTTCTTCGGCTGGCGTTTGCTGTCCGGCATTGCCGGTGGCGCGATCATGGTGCTGGTGGCGGCAACCGTGCTGCCTCACGTTCCGGCGGCGCGCAGAGGTTTGGCCAGTGGCGCAATCTTCCTGGGCATCGGCCTCGGAATCGCCGGCTCCGGGACCATCGTGCCGCCGCTGCTGAGCCTCGGCTTGCAGGCGACCTGGCTGGGACTGGGCGTACTGGCGTTGTTGCTGACCGCGTTGAGCTGGTTCGGCTGGCCTGCGGATACCGCGCACCCTGTGGCTGCGCACGCAACGTCGGCTGATGAGCCGACACCACCGGGCGTCTACCTGTTGTTTGCTCAATACGCGTTCATGGCCGCCGGGCTGGTGCCTGCCATGGTGTTTCTGGTGGATTACGTAGCGCGTGGATTGGGTGCCGGGGCGCATATCGGCGCGATGGTCTGGGTGATGTATGGCCTGGGAGCGATTGTCGGGCCGGTGACTTACGGCTTCCTGGCCGACCAGCTTGGCGCCCGCACTGGTATTCGACTGGTGTTGGTAGTGCAAGCCATCGCCCTCGGTTTGCTCGCCGTCTCCCATTCATTTCTGGCGCTGGCTTTACTGGCGGTGATTCTCGGCTCGTTCCCGCCGGGCATCGTTCCGCTGGCCTTGGCCCGGGTGCATGAGCTGGTGCCGTCGCATCACCGTCAGCAGATCGCCTGGAGCCGTGCCACCGTGTCGTTCGCCACCTTTCAGGCGCTGGCCGGGTTTGCCTATTCAGCATTGTTCAATGCCTCGGGCGGTCAGCACACGCTGCTTTTTGTGATCGCCGCTGGCGCGATCGTCGTCGCTCTACTGCTGGAGCAAGCCATGCGCTGGCTGCCCTCTACAACTGAAACCCGTTGCGCGGCGAACTGA